The Fructilactobacillus myrtifloralis genome contains a region encoding:
- the uvrA gene encoding excinuclease ABC subunit UvrA: MANDVIKIRGAREHNLKDVNVDIPKEKLVVMTGLSGSGKSSLAFDTLYAEGQRRYVESLSSYARQFLGQMNKPDVDSITGLSPAISIDQKTTSKNPRSTVGTVTEINDYLRLLWARVGTPVCPNDGTVIQSQSVDQMIDRIMELPERTKLQILSPIVRSKRGQHKKVLQRIKKEGFVRIIVDGEQHDVNDELELSKNQRHDISIVIDRIVVKPGINARLSDSLETALRLSDGYATLDFLGQREPMLFSEHYSCPLCGFTVGQLEPRLFSFNSPLGACPECDGLGVKLEVDEDLVIPDPTKTLREGVIEPWNPISSKYYPTLLEQAAAAFKIDLDTPFAKLPAAQRELLLHGSNGKQFHFHYENDFGGVRDADVPFEGVMTNIARRYRETSSDFTRDQMRKYMRELTCQACHGLRLNPKALAVKVDGLSIAEVCEQNLTDEFNFFQQVTLGEQATTIAKPVIKEISDRLDFLLNVGLSYLTLSRAARTLSGGEAQRIRLATQIGSNLSGILYVLDEPSIGLHQRDNDRLIKSLKQMRDLGNTLVVVEHDHETMLAADYLVDVGPGAGENGGRIMATGTPAEVAQNPNSLTGQYLSGQKFIPVPLRRRSGTGKAVTIKGARANNLQNITVQFPLGEFNVVTGVSGSGKSTLVNDILKRALAQKLNHNAAKPGRYKSITGYQQIEKLVSIDQSPIGRTPRSNPATYTGVFDDIRDLFAKTNEAQLRGYQKGRFSFNIKGGRCETCRGDGILKIGMDFLPDVYVPCEVCHGKRYNAETLQVEYKGKNIAEVLDLTVQEALDFFTAIPKITRKLQTIADVGLGYVKLGQAATTLSGGEAQRMKLASELHKRSSGKNFYILDEPTTGLHTDDVKRLLQVLQALVDEGNTVLIIEHNMDVIKQADHVIDLGPEGGAAGGQVVATGTPEEIVQVAASYTGQYLKPILARDTKRTQAQAK; the protein is encoded by the coding sequence ATGGCTAATGATGTGATCAAAATTCGGGGCGCACGGGAACATAATCTCAAGGACGTTAACGTTGATATTCCCAAGGAAAAACTCGTCGTGATGACGGGGCTTTCTGGTTCGGGAAAGAGTTCGTTAGCCTTTGATACGTTGTATGCGGAAGGCCAACGGCGCTACGTGGAAAGCTTGTCTTCCTATGCGCGCCAGTTTTTAGGCCAGATGAATAAACCAGACGTGGATTCCATTACCGGCTTGAGTCCGGCAATTTCGATTGACCAAAAGACGACGTCGAAAAACCCCCGTTCGACGGTGGGAACCGTCACCGAAATTAATGATTATTTACGGCTCCTGTGGGCCCGAGTGGGAACGCCGGTTTGCCCGAACGATGGGACCGTAATTCAAAGTCAATCGGTCGATCAGATGATTGATCGAATCATGGAGTTGCCGGAACGCACCAAGCTCCAGATTTTATCGCCGATTGTGCGGTCCAAACGGGGTCAGCACAAAAAGGTGTTGCAACGCATCAAAAAGGAAGGGTTTGTCCGGATCATCGTGGATGGAGAACAACACGATGTGAATGACGAACTGGAATTAAGTAAAAATCAGCGTCACGACATTAGCATTGTGATTGACCGAATCGTGGTCAAACCGGGCATTAACGCTCGGTTATCTGATTCATTAGAAACAGCCCTGCGGTTAAGCGATGGGTACGCCACCCTCGACTTTTTGGGTCAACGGGAACCAATGCTCTTTTCCGAACACTATTCGTGTCCGCTCTGTGGCTTTACGGTCGGGCAGTTAGAACCGCGGCTCTTTTCCTTTAATTCGCCGTTAGGAGCTTGTCCTGAGTGTGATGGCCTCGGGGTGAAACTCGAAGTTGATGAGGACCTCGTGATTCCCGATCCAACTAAAACCCTCCGGGAAGGGGTGATTGAACCGTGGAATCCGATTAGTTCGAAATACTATCCGACGTTACTAGAACAAGCGGCGGCGGCCTTTAAGATTGATCTGGATACCCCGTTTGCCAAGTTACCCGCTGCCCAACGCGAATTGTTATTGCACGGTTCCAACGGCAAACAGTTCCACTTTCATTATGAAAATGATTTTGGGGGCGTCCGGGATGCCGACGTTCCGTTTGAAGGAGTCATGACCAACATTGCGCGCCGGTACCGTGAAACCAGTAGTGACTTTACCCGCGATCAAATGCGCAAGTACATGCGGGAACTAACTTGTCAGGCTTGTCACGGCTTGCGGTTAAATCCGAAGGCTCTGGCAGTGAAAGTTGACGGGCTTAGCATTGCGGAAGTTTGTGAGCAAAACCTGACGGATGAATTTAACTTCTTCCAGCAAGTGACCCTCGGCGAACAAGCCACCACGATTGCCAAACCGGTGATTAAGGAAATTAGTGACCGGTTGGACTTCCTGTTGAACGTGGGCTTGAGTTATTTGACGCTTTCCCGGGCCGCACGCACACTGTCCGGGGGTGAAGCCCAACGGATTCGGCTTGCCACCCAGATTGGTTCGAATTTATCAGGAATTTTATACGTTCTAGATGAACCTTCGATTGGCTTGCACCAGCGCGATAACGATCGGTTAATTAAATCACTAAAACAGATGCGGGACCTGGGCAACACCCTCGTGGTGGTGGAACACGATCACGAGACGATGCTGGCTGCGGATTACCTGGTTGACGTTGGTCCCGGAGCCGGAGAAAACGGGGGGCGCATCATGGCGACTGGTACGCCGGCGGAAGTTGCGCAGAACCCCAACTCGTTAACCGGGCAGTATTTATCCGGCCAGAAGTTTATTCCGGTGCCACTTAGGCGGCGGTCGGGAACTGGAAAAGCGGTTACGATTAAGGGCGCACGGGCCAATAACCTCCAAAACATCACGGTGCAATTTCCACTTGGAGAGTTCAACGTGGTGACGGGGGTCTCTGGCTCCGGAAAGTCGACGCTCGTAAACGACATTTTAAAACGAGCGTTGGCCCAGAAATTAAACCACAACGCGGCCAAACCAGGCCGGTACAAATCAATTACCGGTTACCAACAGATTGAAAAGTTAGTTAGCATCGATCAAAGTCCGATTGGGCGGACCCCGCGCAGTAACCCGGCGACCTATACGGGCGTGTTTGATGACATTCGCGACCTGTTCGCTAAAACCAACGAAGCGCAGCTCCGGGGCTATCAGAAGGGCCGGTTCAGCTTTAACATCAAGGGGGGCCGGTGTGAAACCTGTCGTGGGGATGGAATCCTTAAGATTGGGATGGATTTCCTACCGGATGTGTACGTTCCCTGTGAAGTTTGCCATGGCAAACGGTATAACGCTGAAACGTTACAAGTTGAGTACAAAGGCAAAAACATTGCTGAGGTGCTTGATTTGACGGTGCAAGAAGCTCTCGATTTCTTTACCGCGATTCCGAAGATTACGCGGAAATTGCAAACGATCGCGGACGTGGGCTTAGGCTACGTTAAACTTGGTCAAGCGGCGACGACCCTCTCGGGAGGAGAAGCCCAGCGGATGAAGTTAGCCTCAGAACTACACAAGCGCTCCTCGGGAAAGAACTTCTACATTTTGGATGAACCGACGACCGGTTTGCATACCGACGACGTCAAGCGGCTCCTACAAGTCCTGCAGGCACTGGTTGACGAAGGCAATACGGTGTTAATCATTGAACATAACATGGATGTGATTAAGCAGGCCGACCACGTAATCGACCTGGGTCCAGAAGGGGGCGCCGCTGGTGGGCAAGTTGTGGCCACCGGTACGCCAGAAGAAATTGTGCAGGTTGCCGCCAGCTATACGGGGCAATACTTAAAACCAATTTTAGCGCGTGATACGAAACGCACGCAGGCACAGGCAAAATAA